A stretch of the Vulcanisaeta souniana JCM 11219 genome encodes the following:
- a CDS encoding pyridoxal-phosphate dependent enzyme — protein MPVNIRLRCLRCGYTGAGDYLFCPRCGFPLITEPRDALRIDREKPSILRYASALNYGNRAVTLGEGFTRIRRINGVLIKDESRNPTGSFMDRGSSVLISNVTSNEIRISFEEDFALSIATYASTVGVRVRVYVNPDTAGAYPELLRLSTMKSVNIEFREGGQDLSARYGEPLFLDGIKTIAYELYEQVGKVEGVVLPMERGYLALAIYEGFRELRDWGFIDELPRLVLVKHRNGLLSDVANWLIEGAEAEVVDVGDEETVKSMIELARNGLYVKPVSAMAYAAAVSLGRDYVVVITGTGLKEYRVGRGLGGLTRLQGAILRVLEGSSPLTAYQVWERLSGTATLQGVYKALNSLARRGLVTFSYEVYGGKKVRVFRASQNYK, from the coding sequence GTGCCAGTAAACATAAGGTTGAGGTGCCTAAGGTGTGGATACACGGGCGCCGGGGATTACCTGTTTTGCCCCAGGTGTGGTTTTCCATTAATTACCGAACCAAGGGACGCACTTAGGATCGATAGGGAGAAACCAAGTATCCTAAGGTACGCATCGGCGTTGAACTACGGCAATAGGGCTGTAACCCTTGGGGAGGGCTTCACGAGGATCAGGAGGATCAATGGCGTGTTAATTAAGGATGAGTCCAGGAATCCCACGGGCTCCTTCATGGACAGAGGCTCATCGGTGCTCATCAGTAACGTAACTAGTAACGAGATCAGGATCTCCTTCGAAGAGGACTTCGCACTATCGATAGCCACATACGCAAGCACCGTCGGTGTTAGGGTTAGGGTTTACGTAAATCCAGACACGGCTGGTGCCTATCCCGAATTACTTAGGTTATCTACAATGAAGAGTGTAAACATCGAGTTTAGGGAGGGAGGTCAAGACCTGAGTGCGCGTTATGGGGAGCCCCTGTTTTTGGATGGGATCAAGACTATTGCATACGAGTTGTATGAGCAGGTCGGGAAGGTAGAGGGCGTTGTATTGCCCATGGAGAGGGGCTACCTGGCCCTGGCTATTTATGAGGGATTTAGGGAGTTACGTGATTGGGGATTCATTGATGAGTTACCAAGGCTGGTCCTTGTTAAGCACAGGAATGGTCTTCTCAGTGATGTGGCTAATTGGTTGATTGAAGGGGCCGAAGCTGAGGTTGTTGATGTTGGGGATGAGGAAACCGTTAAGTCAATGATTGAATTGGCCAGAAATGGCCTTTACGTTAAGCCCGTGTCCGCCATGGCTTACGCAGCCGCGGTTTCCCTGGGTAGGGACTACGTGGTCGTCATAACGGGCACAGGGCTGAAGGAGTACAGGGTTGGTAGAGGACTGGGTGGCTTAACGAGGCTACAGGGGGCAATACTAAGGGTTTTGGAGGGTTCAAGCCCATTGACGGCTTACCAAGTGTGGGAGAGACTTAGTGGTACTGCGACTCTCCAGGGTGTTTATAAGGCGTTGAATTCACTTGCCAGGCGTGGTTTAGTGACTTTTAGTTACGAGGTTTATGGTGGTAAAAAGGTTAGGGTTTTCCGCGCGTCACAGAATTATAAATAA